From Microbacterium pseudoresistens, the proteins below share one genomic window:
- a CDS encoding carboxyl transferase domain-containing protein has translation MAEASTQRELAEALRTRLADVAKGGTDAARERHLSRGKLLPRDRVRRVLDEGSPFLEIAPLAAEGMYGGEAPAAGVIAGIGLVHGRAVMVVCNDATVKGGTYFPMTVKKHLRAQEIAWENRLPCLYLVDSGGAYLPMQDEVFPDRDHFGRIFFNQARMSAARIPQIAAVLGSCTAGGAYVPAMSDETVIVRGQGTIFLGGPPLVKAAIGEVVTAEELGGGELHAKTSGVVDHLAEDDEHALEIVRDIVATLPPPAEPAWRVIDTVAPAETSSLYDVVPVDVNAPYDVHAVLDRLVDADTFAPFKPEYGDTLVTGFARLHGHPIGIVANNGVLFSESAQKGAHFIELCDQRGIPLLFLQNITGFMVGRDAEAGGIAKDGAKMVTAVATTRVPKLTVIIGGSFGAGNYSMCGRAYSPRFLWSWPASRISVMGGAQAASVLATVKDDQLAARGEGWDAEERRAFEEPIRAQYDERGEPYYATARLWDDGIVDPDQTRDLLGLALDVVSRVPLPDSRFGLFRM, from the coding sequence ATGGCCGAAGCGTCCACCCAGCGCGAGCTGGCAGAGGCTCTGCGCACGAGGCTCGCCGACGTGGCCAAGGGCGGCACGGACGCCGCGCGCGAACGTCACCTCTCCCGGGGAAAGCTGCTGCCGAGGGATCGAGTGCGCCGCGTGCTCGACGAGGGCAGCCCGTTCCTCGAGATCGCCCCGCTCGCGGCGGAGGGGATGTACGGGGGAGAGGCGCCCGCGGCAGGGGTCATCGCCGGGATCGGGCTCGTGCACGGCCGCGCCGTGATGGTCGTCTGCAACGACGCCACGGTCAAGGGCGGCACCTACTTCCCGATGACGGTCAAGAAGCACCTGCGCGCGCAGGAGATCGCCTGGGAGAACCGGCTGCCGTGCCTGTACCTCGTCGATTCCGGCGGTGCGTACCTTCCGATGCAGGACGAGGTCTTCCCCGACCGCGACCATTTCGGGCGCATCTTCTTCAACCAGGCGCGGATGTCGGCCGCCCGCATCCCGCAGATCGCCGCCGTGCTGGGCTCCTGCACGGCGGGCGGCGCCTACGTGCCGGCGATGAGCGACGAGACGGTGATCGTGCGCGGCCAGGGCACCATCTTCCTCGGCGGTCCTCCGCTGGTGAAGGCGGCGATCGGCGAGGTCGTCACGGCGGAGGAGCTGGGCGGGGGAGAGTTGCACGCGAAGACCTCGGGTGTCGTCGATCATCTCGCCGAAGACGACGAGCACGCGCTGGAGATCGTCCGCGACATCGTGGCGACACTGCCACCTCCCGCCGAACCCGCCTGGCGGGTGATCGACACGGTCGCGCCGGCGGAGACGTCGAGCCTGTACGACGTCGTGCCCGTCGACGTCAACGCACCCTACGACGTGCACGCGGTACTCGATCGGCTCGTCGATGCCGACACCTTCGCGCCCTTCAAACCCGAGTACGGCGACACGCTCGTCACCGGCTTCGCGCGCCTGCACGGGCACCCGATCGGGATCGTCGCGAACAACGGGGTGCTGTTCTCGGAGTCGGCGCAGAAGGGCGCGCACTTCATCGAGCTGTGCGATCAGCGCGGCATCCCGCTGCTGTTCCTGCAGAACATCACGGGCTTCATGGTCGGACGCGATGCCGAGGCGGGCGGCATCGCCAAGGACGGCGCGAAGATGGTCACCGCTGTGGCCACCACGCGCGTGCCCAAGCTCACCGTCATCATCGGCGGATCCTTCGGCGCAGGCAACTACTCGATGTGCGGCCGCGCGTACTCACCGCGGTTCCTGTGGAGCTGGCCGGCCAGCCGGATCTCGGTGATGGGCGGCGCACAGGCGGCTTCGGTGCTCGCCACGGTGAAGGACGACCAGCTCGCCGCCCGCGGTGAGGGCTGGGATGCCGAAGAGCGCCGCGCCTTCGAAGAGCCGATCCGTGCCCAGTACGACGAGCGTGGAGAGCCCTATTACGCGACCGCACGCCTGTGGGACGACGGCATCGTCGATCCCGACCAGACCCGCGACCTGCTCGGCCTCGCCCTCGACGTCGTCTCCCGCGTGCCCCTGCCCGATTCGCGCTTCGGCCTCTTCCGGATGTGA
- a CDS encoding acyl-CoA dehydrogenase family protein: protein MTDSHSVDLTDDERELAGMVREFADTVVAPQAYEADRTHTFPLDVMAQMGELGLFGLPFPEEYGGQGGDYFALCLAIEALGRVDQSMAITLEAGVSLGAMPIFRFGTEEQKQELLPDLLAGRALAGFGLTEPEAGSDAGATRTTARLEGDEWVIDGAKQFITNSGTEISRFVTVTAVTGQSERDGHMRKEISTIIVPHGTPGFTVQPAYDKVGWHASDTHPLTFDGVRVPRSNLVGERGSGFKNFLSILDEGRIAIAALATGAAEGCLEAAVDYAKSRTVFGTALSTRQNAQFTLARMSARVHTARLAWHHAARLRDAGQSFAEAAAIAKLVSGEAAMDNARDATQIFGGNGFMNEYPVARHYRDSKILEIGEGTTEVQLLVIARALGVVG, encoded by the coding sequence ATGACGGATTCGCACAGCGTCGATCTGACCGACGACGAGCGCGAGCTCGCGGGGATGGTGCGGGAGTTCGCCGACACCGTCGTCGCACCACAGGCCTACGAGGCCGACCGCACCCACACCTTCCCCCTCGACGTCATGGCGCAGATGGGTGAGCTCGGACTGTTCGGGCTGCCGTTCCCCGAGGAGTACGGCGGCCAGGGCGGCGACTACTTCGCCCTCTGCCTCGCGATCGAGGCCCTCGGCCGCGTCGATCAGTCGATGGCGATCACGCTGGAGGCCGGCGTGAGCCTGGGCGCTATGCCCATCTTCCGCTTCGGCACCGAGGAGCAGAAGCAGGAGCTGCTGCCCGACCTGCTGGCCGGGCGCGCCCTCGCCGGGTTCGGGCTGACCGAGCCGGAGGCCGGCAGCGACGCCGGTGCCACGCGCACCACCGCGCGGCTCGAGGGCGACGAGTGGGTGATCGACGGCGCCAAGCAGTTCATCACCAACTCCGGCACCGAGATCAGCCGGTTCGTCACCGTCACCGCCGTGACCGGGCAGTCCGAGCGCGACGGTCACATGCGCAAGGAGATCTCGACGATCATCGTCCCGCACGGCACGCCCGGCTTCACCGTGCAGCCCGCCTACGACAAGGTCGGCTGGCATGCCTCCGACACGCATCCTCTCACCTTCGACGGCGTGCGGGTTCCCCGCTCGAACCTCGTAGGCGAGAGGGGGAGCGGCTTCAAGAACTTCCTCAGCATCCTCGACGAGGGGCGCATCGCGATCGCGGCCCTCGCCACGGGCGCCGCGGAAGGATGCCTCGAAGCGGCGGTCGACTACGCCAAGAGCCGCACGGTGTTCGGCACCGCCCTCAGCACCCGCCAGAACGCGCAGTTCACCCTGGCGCGGATGAGCGCGCGGGTGCACACGGCGCGCCTGGCCTGGCATCATGCGGCGCGTCTGCGCGACGCCGGACAGTCCTTCGCGGAGGCGGCGGCGATCGCCAAGCTCGTCTCGGGTGAGGCGGCGATGGACAACGCCCGCGATGCGACGCAGATCTTCGGGGGTAACGGCTTCATGAACGAGTACCCGGTCGCACGCCATTACCGCGACTCGAAGATCCTCGAGATCGGCGAGGGCACGACAGAGGTGCAGCTGCTCGTGATCGCCCGAGCCCTCGGCGTGGTCGGATAG
- the pdhA gene encoding pyruvate dehydrogenase (acetyl-transferring) E1 component subunit alpha has translation MSPSITPIADTEADLALVEQVLAPDGTRRANTILDPFLRDVDSAQMLALYRDMAVVRRIDAEGVALQRQGQLGLWAPCQGQEAAQIGTARALRPNDMIFPSYRETGVMYTRNAAPGDFVRMWRGEEGAAYDPSVTHMAPLQIIIGAQTLHAVGYALGILHEHADETAVTYFGDGATSQGDVNEAMIFASSYRAPVVFVCQNNHWAISEPVTVQSQYPIAGRAPGFGIPSLRVDGNDVLACFAAMRWALEHTRSGNGPVFIEAVTYRMGPHTTADDPTRYRDADELEAWRARDPLTRMEALLRRDGVLDDAVAEEIHGAADVAARDLRAACLGMTTREPLAVFDGVYAAPHSGLDEQKAAYAQYLASFEGA, from the coding sequence ATGTCACCGAGCATCACCCCGATCGCCGACACCGAGGCGGATCTCGCACTCGTCGAACAGGTTCTCGCGCCCGACGGCACCCGTCGGGCGAACACGATTCTGGACCCGTTCCTCCGCGACGTCGACAGCGCGCAGATGCTGGCGCTGTACCGGGACATGGCCGTCGTCCGCCGCATCGACGCCGAGGGCGTGGCATTGCAGCGCCAGGGCCAGCTGGGCCTCTGGGCGCCGTGCCAGGGCCAGGAGGCCGCGCAGATCGGCACGGCGCGCGCCCTGCGCCCGAATGACATGATCTTCCCGAGCTACCGCGAGACGGGCGTGATGTACACCCGCAACGCCGCTCCCGGCGACTTCGTGCGCATGTGGCGCGGTGAGGAAGGGGCCGCCTACGACCCGTCGGTCACGCACATGGCGCCGTTGCAGATCATCATCGGCGCGCAGACGCTGCACGCCGTCGGCTACGCGCTCGGCATCCTGCACGAGCACGCCGACGAGACGGCCGTGACCTATTTCGGCGACGGCGCGACGAGCCAGGGCGACGTCAACGAGGCGATGATCTTCGCCTCGTCGTACCGCGCCCCCGTCGTCTTCGTGTGCCAGAACAATCACTGGGCGATCTCGGAGCCCGTGACCGTGCAGTCGCAGTACCCGATCGCCGGACGCGCACCCGGGTTCGGCATCCCGAGTCTGCGCGTGGACGGCAACGACGTGCTCGCGTGCTTCGCCGCGATGCGGTGGGCGCTCGAGCACACCCGCTCGGGCAACGGTCCGGTGTTCATCGAAGCCGTCACCTACCGGATGGGCCCGCACACCACGGCCGACGATCCCACCCGCTACCGCGATGCAGACGAGCTCGAGGCGTGGCGGGCACGGGATCCGCTCACCCGCATGGAGGCGCTGCTGCGCCGCGACGGCGTGCTCGACGACGCCGTGGCGGAGGAGATCCACGGAGCCGCTGACGTCGCTGCACGCGATCTGCGGGCGGCGTGCCTGGGTATGACGACGCGCGAGCCACTGGCCGTGTTCGACGGCGTGTATGCCGCGCCGCACTCGGGGCTCGACGAGCAGAAGGCGGCGTATGCGCAGTACCTCGCCTCATTCGAGGGGGCCTGA
- a CDS encoding TetR/AcrR family transcriptional regulator, with protein sequence MANTAREQAKLDRHDALLRAASRLFAAKGFAAASIEEIGAAAGVSGPAVYRHFDGKQGILGALLIGVSEDLVAGGLEVSESPPDADAKMDALIRFHVSFAVRDPDVIRVQDRDVAHLRDEDRARVRALQRTYIDLWIRTLGDIVDADASSLRLRVQACFGLLNSTPHSTRASERSSAGTIRTLESMSRAALLAP encoded by the coding sequence ATGGCAAACACCGCCCGCGAACAGGCCAAGCTCGACCGCCACGACGCACTGCTGCGCGCGGCCTCCCGACTCTTCGCCGCCAAAGGGTTCGCCGCGGCGAGCATCGAAGAGATCGGCGCGGCCGCCGGCGTGAGCGGGCCCGCCGTCTACCGCCATTTCGACGGCAAGCAGGGCATCCTCGGCGCACTGCTCATCGGCGTGAGCGAAGACCTCGTCGCCGGGGGCCTGGAGGTGAGCGAGTCGCCGCCGGACGCCGACGCGAAGATGGATGCGCTCATCCGCTTCCACGTGTCTTTCGCCGTGCGAGACCCCGACGTCATCCGCGTGCAGGATCGCGATGTCGCGCACCTGCGCGATGAGGATCGAGCCCGCGTGCGCGCACTTCAGCGCACCTACATCGACCTGTGGATCCGCACCCTCGGCGACATCGTCGACGCCGATGCGTCGTCATTGCGCCTGCGCGTACAGGCCTGCTTCGGCCTGCTCAACTCCACCCCGCACAGCACGCGCGCCTCGGAACGCTCGTCGGCGGGCACCATCCGGACACTGGAGTCGATGTCGCGGGCCGCGCTCCTCGCGCCCTGA
- a CDS encoding MFS transporter produces MTAASAWRIWTIWSVGVAAYVVSVANRTSLAAVGVDAAHVFHADASTLSLFAVLQLAVYGLVQIPVGILLDRFGSRPIMVAGMLLMTAGQLIMAFAPSVGVAIIARMVLGAGDAAIFPGVLRVVATWFPAQRAPLMAQLTGIVGQTGQLLSLMPMAALLHATSWSVAFSSLAGLGALFAVLVFGVIRNHPPETGRDVSVDTDTGAIRVVVSRADLRVSLREALAHPGTRLGFWSHFTTPFAGTAFVMLWGIPFLTVGQGLTTAQASLITTIFVICGMIFGPVIGVLSSRHPLRRSFLLVLPTIAVQAAAWMIVLLWPGPAPFWMLVILAVALATGGPASMVAFDHARVHNPQHRLSTATGIVNGGGFFAALLAILLIGLALDVQGAGSPEHYSLDAFRGAFATQIPLWVLGTAFILRERGLTRRRMGLRR; encoded by the coding sequence GTGACCGCAGCCTCCGCCTGGCGGATCTGGACCATCTGGTCGGTCGGCGTCGCCGCGTACGTCGTCTCGGTCGCCAATCGCACCTCGCTCGCCGCCGTCGGCGTCGACGCCGCGCATGTCTTCCACGCCGACGCCTCCACGCTCTCGCTCTTCGCGGTGTTGCAGCTCGCCGTCTACGGCCTCGTGCAGATCCCCGTCGGCATCCTGCTCGACCGTTTCGGCTCGCGCCCGATCATGGTCGCGGGCATGCTGCTGATGACCGCCGGACAGCTCATCATGGCCTTCGCTCCCAGCGTCGGCGTGGCGATCATCGCACGCATGGTGCTGGGCGCGGGCGATGCGGCGATCTTCCCCGGCGTGCTCCGCGTCGTCGCGACGTGGTTCCCCGCGCAACGCGCACCGCTCATGGCGCAGCTGACCGGGATCGTCGGTCAGACCGGCCAGCTGCTCTCCCTCATGCCGATGGCGGCGTTGCTGCACGCGACGTCCTGGAGCGTGGCGTTCTCGAGTCTCGCGGGCCTGGGCGCCCTGTTCGCCGTGCTCGTCTTCGGCGTGATCCGCAACCATCCGCCCGAGACCGGGCGCGATGTCTCGGTCGACACCGATACCGGCGCGATCCGGGTGGTCGTCTCTCGCGCCGATCTGCGCGTCTCACTGCGCGAGGCTCTCGCGCATCCCGGAACACGACTCGGCTTCTGGTCGCACTTCACGACGCCGTTCGCAGGAACGGCGTTCGTCATGCTCTGGGGCATCCCGTTCCTCACCGTCGGCCAAGGGCTGACCACGGCTCAGGCCTCGCTCATCACGACGATCTTCGTCATCTGCGGCATGATCTTCGGCCCCGTGATCGGGGTGCTGTCGTCCCGGCACCCCTTGCGTCGCTCGTTCCTCCTCGTGCTGCCGACCATCGCCGTGCAGGCTGCCGCCTGGATGATCGTGCTGCTGTGGCCTGGCCCGGCGCCGTTCTGGATGCTCGTGATCCTCGCCGTCGCACTCGCCACAGGCGGCCCCGCCTCGATGGTGGCCTTCGACCACGCCCGGGTGCACAACCCGCAGCACCGCCTGAGCACGGCGACGGGGATCGTCAACGGGGGCGGCTTCTTCGCGGCGCTGCTCGCAATCCTCCTCATCGGCCTCGCGCTCGACGTGCAGGGCGCCGGCTCCCCCGAGCACTACAGCCTGGATGCGTTCCGCGGGGCGTTCGCCACGCAGATCCCGCTGTGGGTGCTGGGCACCGCGTTCATCCTGCGCGAGCGCGGACTCACCCGCCGCCGCATGGGCCTGCGTCGCTGA
- a CDS encoding dihydrolipoamide acetyltransferase family protein, giving the protein MKQEFRLPDLGEGLAEADIVQWLVAEGDEVELNQTLAEVETAKAVVELPSPFDGTVAVLHAAAGDTVEVGAPLIDFDVAGDEPEPRAVAAQATMVDAEEAGEDDAAQPNLVGYGAAPRGRNRPARRARRVNSAPHTSDTSVLEAAPHDAVVTAEPVLTGQERPRSTPPVRAYAKSLGVDLALVAAELGDRVITRTDVDDYRERVGVRESDTISRESRPDPSLRSHTGSDARPTVRIPVRGVRKHTAEAMVRSAFSAPHVTTFHTVDVTATMELVASLRADKRIVDARDGSPLRIGVLAIVAKAVCLALPAYPGLNSTWDEESGEIVQNGFVDLGIAAATDRGLIVPVLRDAQRLSLTGLAEQLGDLTATARSGKTAPADLLGGNFSLTNIGVFGVEAGTPILPPGQTGILATGAVRKTPWEHEGQIALRDVMTLSLSFDHRIVDGAEGAQFLRAVADVLQEPGRAMLLG; this is encoded by the coding sequence ATGAAGCAGGAGTTCCGCCTTCCCGATCTGGGCGAGGGGCTGGCCGAGGCCGACATCGTGCAGTGGCTCGTCGCCGAGGGCGACGAGGTCGAGCTCAACCAGACCCTCGCCGAGGTCGAGACGGCCAAGGCCGTGGTGGAACTGCCTTCGCCGTTCGACGGCACGGTAGCCGTGCTGCACGCCGCCGCGGGCGACACGGTCGAGGTGGGCGCGCCGCTGATCGACTTCGACGTGGCAGGAGACGAGCCCGAGCCCCGGGCCGTGGCGGCGCAGGCGACGATGGTCGATGCGGAGGAGGCGGGGGAGGACGATGCGGCCCAGCCGAACCTCGTCGGCTACGGCGCCGCTCCGCGCGGAAGGAACCGGCCGGCGCGTCGCGCCCGCCGCGTGAACAGTGCGCCGCACACCTCGGACACGAGCGTGTTGGAGGCCGCGCCGCACGATGCGGTCGTCACCGCCGAACCCGTGCTCACGGGGCAGGAGCGACCCCGCTCGACCCCGCCCGTGCGTGCGTACGCCAAGTCGCTCGGCGTCGACCTCGCCCTCGTGGCGGCGGAACTCGGCGACAGGGTGATCACGCGCACCGACGTCGACGACTACCGCGAGCGCGTCGGCGTGCGCGAATCCGATACGATCTCGCGCGAGTCGCGGCCCGATCCGTCGTTGCGGTCGCACACCGGTTCCGACGCGCGCCCGACGGTGCGTATCCCCGTGCGGGGAGTGCGCAAGCACACCGCCGAGGCCATGGTGCGAAGCGCCTTCTCGGCGCCTCACGTCACCACCTTCCACACCGTCGACGTCACGGCGACGATGGAGCTCGTCGCGTCGCTGCGCGCGGACAAGCGGATCGTCGACGCACGCGACGGCTCGCCGCTGCGGATCGGGGTGCTCGCGATCGTGGCCAAGGCCGTGTGCCTGGCGCTTCCCGCCTACCCGGGCCTGAACTCCACGTGGGACGAGGAGTCGGGCGAGATCGTGCAGAACGGCTTCGTCGACCTGGGCATCGCGGCCGCCACCGACCGCGGGCTGATCGTGCCCGTGCTCCGTGACGCGCAGCGTCTCTCGCTCACCGGTCTCGCCGAGCAGCTGGGCGATTTGACCGCGACGGCGCGATCGGGCAAGACGGCCCCGGCGGATCTCCTGGGCGGGAACTTCTCGCTGACCAACATCGGCGTCTTCGGCGTCGAGGCGGGAACTCCGATCCTTCCCCCTGGTCAGACCGGCATCCTCGCCACGGGTGCCGTGCGGAAGACGCCGTGGGAGCATGAGGGGCAGATCGCGTTGCGCGACGTCATGACACTGAGTCTGTCGTTCGACCACCGCATCGTGGACGGCGCCGAGGGTGCGCAGTTCCTCAGAGCCGTGGCCGACGTGCTGCAGGAGCCGGGCAGGGCGATGCTCCTCGGCTGA
- a CDS encoding acetyl/propionyl/methylcrotonyl-CoA carboxylase subunit alpha, translated as MTDTATPTPGTALFRTVLIANRGEIARRVIRTLRALGIRSVAVYSDADADAPHVREADEAVRIGPAAATQSYLDIDAVIRAARSRGAEAIHPGYGFLSENPALGRACAEAGLVFIGPGERALEVMADKIRAREHVAAHGVPVVPGFSAAGLDDDEIAVKAAEAGFPLLVKPSAGGGGKGMQVVRDAAELVDALATARRVAAASFGDDTLLLERLIERPRHIEVQVLGDAHGTVVHLGERECTLQRRHQKVIEEAPSPIVDAVLRDRLGAAAVAAAESVDYQGAGTIEFLVSAERPDEFFFIEMNTRLQVEHPVTELVTGVDLVEQQVRIAAGLPLELGEVRMHGHAIEARVYAETPAQGFLPATGDVLLWAPSAAVRVDSAIETGSVVGADYDPMIAKIIAFADDRDAALERLDAALAETTLFGVESNIAYLRDLLADPDVVAGRLDTGLIDRRGSFVEPDPSDAALGAAAAAAHAAQGDSRAADHGASPVWRALEGWRLGLDPEPAEVLFSVADGVEHVRVAEPDRSTHACAGPDGRVWVHAEGRTSVLQPLTRRAAAERLRAGRERAAGHLDPALRAPMPGAVIAVHVADGDEVHAGDRILSVEAMKMEHPVLATHDGVVRLRVVVGDQVRRDQIVARIDDESQKET; from the coding sequence ATGACCGACACCGCTACGCCCACGCCAGGGACGGCCCTGTTCCGCACGGTGCTCATCGCCAACCGCGGTGAGATCGCCCGCCGTGTGATCCGCACGCTGCGCGCACTGGGCATCCGCAGCGTCGCCGTCTACTCCGACGCCGATGCGGATGCGCCGCACGTGCGTGAGGCCGACGAGGCCGTCCGGATCGGCCCGGCGGCAGCCACGCAGTCGTACCTCGACATCGACGCGGTGATCAGGGCCGCGCGCTCTCGCGGCGCCGAGGCGATTCATCCCGGCTACGGCTTCCTCTCGGAGAACCCTGCACTGGGCCGGGCCTGCGCCGAGGCGGGCCTCGTGTTCATCGGTCCGGGAGAGCGTGCGCTCGAGGTCATGGCCGACAAGATCAGGGCGCGCGAGCACGTGGCGGCCCATGGCGTTCCCGTCGTGCCCGGCTTCTCCGCGGCAGGGCTGGACGACGACGAGATCGCGGTGAAAGCCGCCGAGGCGGGATTCCCCCTGCTCGTCAAGCCGTCGGCGGGCGGCGGCGGCAAGGGCATGCAGGTGGTGCGCGATGCCGCAGAACTGGTGGATGCGCTGGCGACAGCCCGCCGCGTGGCGGCCGCGAGCTTCGGCGACGACACCCTGCTTCTGGAGCGCCTCATCGAGCGTCCACGGCACATCGAGGTGCAGGTGCTCGGTGATGCGCACGGCACCGTCGTGCATCTGGGCGAGCGCGAGTGCACCCTTCAACGCCGGCACCAGAAGGTGATCGAGGAGGCGCCGTCGCCGATCGTCGACGCCGTGCTCCGCGATCGGCTGGGGGCCGCCGCGGTCGCGGCCGCGGAATCCGTGGACTACCAGGGCGCCGGCACGATCGAGTTCCTGGTCTCCGCCGAGCGGCCCGACGAGTTCTTCTTCATCGAGATGAACACACGTCTGCAGGTGGAGCATCCGGTCACGGAGCTGGTCACGGGCGTCGACCTCGTCGAACAGCAGGTGCGGATCGCCGCCGGTCTGCCCCTCGAGCTCGGCGAGGTGCGGATGCACGGGCACGCGATCGAGGCGCGCGTGTACGCCGAGACGCCGGCGCAGGGCTTCCTCCCCGCGACAGGCGACGTGCTGCTCTGGGCGCCCTCGGCGGCCGTGCGCGTGGACTCGGCCATCGAGACCGGCAGCGTCGTCGGGGCGGACTACGACCCGATGATCGCCAAGATCATCGCCTTCGCCGACGACCGCGACGCCGCACTCGAGCGATTGGATGCCGCGCTGGCCGAGACGACGCTGTTCGGTGTGGAGTCGAACATCGCCTATCTGCGCGACCTGCTCGCCGATCCGGATGTCGTGGCAGGACGCCTGGACACCGGACTCATCGACCGGCGGGGGAGTTTCGTCGAACCCGATCCGTCGGACGCCGCACTCGGGGCCGCAGCCGCCGCCGCGCACGCCGCCCAAGGTGATTCTCGCGCCGCCGATCACGGTGCGTCGCCCGTGTGGCGGGCGCTTGAAGGGTGGCGCCTGGGCCTCGATCCGGAACCGGCAGAGGTGCTGTTCTCGGTGGCCGACGGCGTCGAGCACGTCCGCGTGGCCGAGCCCGATCGGAGCACCCACGCATGCGCGGGTCCCGACGGACGCGTGTGGGTGCATGCCGAGGGGAGGACCTCGGTACTCCAGCCGCTCACCCGGCGGGCGGCGGCGGAACGGCTTCGCGCGGGCCGTGAGCGCGCCGCCGGACACCTCGATCCCGCGCTGCGGGCACCCATGCCCGGCGCGGTCATCGCGGTGCACGTCGCCGACGGCGACGAGGTGCACGCGGGCGACCGGATCCTCTCGGTGGAGGCGATGAAGATGGAGCACCCCGTGCTGGCCACGCACGACGGTGTCGTGCGACTGCGGGTGGTCGTGGGCGACCAGGTGCGGCGCGACCAGATCGTCGCGCGCATCGACGACGAATCTCAGAAGGAGACGTGA
- a CDS encoding MaoC family dehydratase, translating to MTDIVQRGLYYEEFEIGARYLHRPGRTATEADNVLFTTLTMNTQALHLDAAFAATQEPFGQRLMNSMWTLSTMVGASVAQLTQGTLVAQLGLGDIAFPHPLFAGDTLYTESVITDKRLSSSRPGQGICSIAHTGRNQDDVVVARATRTVLVHRLTEDDGS from the coding sequence ATGACCGACATCGTCCAGCGCGGGCTGTATTACGAAGAGTTCGAGATCGGTGCCCGCTATCTGCATCGCCCCGGGCGCACGGCCACCGAGGCCGACAACGTGCTGTTCACGACGCTGACCATGAACACCCAGGCACTGCATCTGGATGCCGCTTTCGCCGCGACGCAGGAGCCGTTCGGGCAGCGCCTGATGAACTCGATGTGGACGCTGTCGACCATGGTCGGCGCGTCGGTCGCGCAGCTCACGCAGGGCACGCTCGTGGCGCAGCTGGGGCTCGGCGACATCGCCTTCCCGCATCCGCTCTTCGCGGGCGACACCCTGTACACCGAGAGCGTGATCACCGACAAGCGCCTCTCTTCCTCCCGCCCCGGGCAGGGCATCTGCTCGATCGCGCACACCGGGCGCAACCAGGACGACGTCGTCGTGGCGCGCGCCACCCGCACGGTACTCGTGCATCGGCTTACGGAGGATGACGGATCATGA
- a CDS encoding alpha-ketoacid dehydrogenase subunit beta has translation MTELTLGKALGAGLRRAMEDDEKIVLLGEDIGRLGGVFRITDGLLDTFGAARVIDTPLAESGIVGTAVGLAMRGYRPVVEIQFDGFVYPAFDQIVSQVAKLHYRTQGAVKMPITIRIPWAGGIGAAEHHSESPEAYFVHTAGLRVVAVSNPQDAYVCLRQAIASDDPVIFFEPKRLYHSKGEVDLDASLADAPPMGLARVARQGTDATIVTYGAMVGTAMDAAEAAEDEGRSLEVIDLRSLSPIDYDTVCASVRRTGRVVVAHEASREAGVAAEVIASITEKCFTWLEAAPLRVTGHDIPYPPAKLERHHLPDLDRILDAVDRVMDEPRSMTGAER, from the coding sequence ATGACGGAGCTGACCCTGGGCAAGGCGCTCGGCGCGGGACTACGCCGCGCGATGGAGGACGACGAGAAGATCGTGCTGCTGGGCGAGGACATCGGCCGACTCGGCGGAGTCTTCCGCATCACCGACGGGTTGCTCGACACGTTCGGCGCCGCCCGCGTCATCGACACACCTCTGGCGGAGTCGGGCATCGTGGGAACCGCCGTAGGGCTGGCGATGCGCGGATACCGGCCGGTCGTCGAGATCCAGTTCGATGGATTCGTCTACCCCGCGTTCGACCAGATCGTCTCGCAGGTCGCGAAACTCCACTACCGCACGCAGGGCGCGGTGAAGATGCCGATCACCATCCGCATCCCCTGGGCCGGCGGCATCGGCGCCGCCGAGCACCACTCGGAGTCGCCCGAGGCGTACTTCGTGCACACGGCGGGGCTGCGCGTCGTGGCCGTGTCGAACCCGCAGGACGCGTACGTGTGCCTGCGCCAGGCGATCGCCAGTGACGATCCGGTGATCTTCTTCGAGCCGAAGCGCCTCTATCACTCCAAGGGCGAGGTCGACCTCGACGCCTCGCTCGCCGACGCCCCACCGATGGGGCTCGCTCGCGTGGCCAGGCAGGGCACCGACGCCACGATCGTCACCTACGGCGCGATGGTGGGCACCGCGATGGATGCCGCCGAGGCCGCCGAGGACGAGGGCCGTTCCCTGGAGGTCATCGATCTGCGCTCGCTCTCGCCCATCGACTACGACACGGTGTGCGCCTCGGTGCGGCGCACGGGCCGGGTGGTCGTGGCGCACGAGGCCTCGCGCGAGGCGGGAGTCGCGGCCGAAGTGATCGCGAGCATCACGGAGAAGTGCTTCACGTGGCTGGAAGCGGCGCCGCTGCGCGTTACCGGGCACGACATCCCCTACCCGCCCGCCAAGCTCGAGAGGCATCATCTGCCCGACCTGGATCGCATCCTCGATGCGGTCGACCGCGTCATGGACGAGCCTCGCAGCATGACAGGAGCAGAGCGATGA